The DNA window GATAGGTTCGGCGCCGTTCAACGCGAACCGCATACTGGACAAGTCGAATGCCCCATCCGGAGCCGACTCCATTCGCCGTGCCGCGATTTCGTAGGCGAAGTTCGGCGCGGCGGTCATCGTGGCGTGATGTCGAGTAATGAGATCCATCCACACCAGCGGTGAACGTAGGAAATGCGTCGGACTCACGCACACCACCTCGACCCCGAACTGCAACGGCGTCGCCACGAAACCCACCATGCCCATGTCGTGGAACAGCGGTAGCCAGCTCACCCCGACATCTCTGGCCGGATCCATATCGGATGCCCGCGCGATGGCGTGACCACTCGCGTACAGGTTGGCGTGGGTGATGGCAACAGCTTTCGGGGTGCCGGTGGATCCCGACGTCAGCTGAAGTAGCGCCAAGGTGTCATCCGGAACATCGGTGGGCTCCAACGGTGTCGACGAACCCAGCCGGGCGATCGACACACTGAGCACATCGTGCTCGGCGAGAATGGTCACCGTGCTGTCGAAAGGGGGTCCGATCAACACCAGTTTGGCGTCGATGACATCGAGGGATCTGATGGTGTCACGCCCCCAGACCGTCAGATCGGTTCGATGCGTCGGTTGATGCAGCATTGTGGCCGAGGCGCCGAGCAACCAGCAGGCCAGTACCGCTACCACGACGTCCTCGGGTTCACCGGCAAGAATGGCGACCCGGGAACCCATGGTCACACCCTGATCGGCCAGCGACTGCGCGGCACATCGACTGTGCTGCAGCAGCTCTGCCCAGGTCTTCCTGCACAGCGCATCGGGATCGCCGTAGGAGAAACCCCGCTCGGAGACGCTGCTGGTCAGTACGTCATCGATAAAGCGCGACATCTAAGCTCCTCGTGGTAGATCGGCCGGTTGTCGGTCCACGCCCAACACCGTTGGTGGCGTGAGCCGCTCGCGTAATCGGCGTCGCCATTGCTCGTAACCGGGCTCGCCCGTGCCGAACGGTTGTGTGCTGGCCTCGTCGACGACCGCGACGACCGCATCGACATCGGAATTACAGAGCACTCGGGCCGCCGACACCGAGCAATCCGGTACGTACCCGGCATGGGCTCGGGCCTTGATCGCGAACGCGGCACCCTGTGCCATGTCCGCGACCGCGCGCCCGGCACGTCGCTGCGCTGTGTGTACGTCGGTCTCCGCGACTCCACCGAGATAGGCGATGGCGGCACCGATGCCGCTCCACATGTCGGCCCGACGGCCTGGATCCATACGCTCGATCCGGTTGGCGATCGCCTCCAGATCCGCGTCGTTGACGAAGTACAACGCCCGTCCGACGCCCTGATCGACGGCGCGCAGGAAGTAGGAACTGTCACCGTCCCACGAATACGGCTTGGGCCGCCACTGCCTATCGATCCATCGTGCCGTCTGGAAATACGCTCCGTCGAAACCGAATCCGTCGGCCGCCAGCCAGGTCAGATGCGACAACACGGCATCGTCGCCGAGGTGCGGCCTGCACCGTCGCCACAGGAACCTCGGCAGGCGTGGCATCAGCAGCCCATAGCCGACGTAGGCCATATAGGCGTGTGGGGCACCTGGACCTTCGACGAATTGCCGGGCCAGGTTTCGCCGCCGAAGGCCGATGAGGTCGCGGGTGACGAGCGCGGTCACCGCCCCTTCGTAGGCCAGGCTGCGATAGAACGGGTCGATATGGTCGAGAGCCGCTGCGAGGTCATCGATGTCGGCAATATCAGCGCCCATCTCGAAACCCCGGATCACCTGCACGCCAACCTGTTCGAGCGTGCTGGTTATCGGTGCCGATGTCGGGAACCCACGGCGTGCGAACAATGCGTCGGCCTGGGTGGGTACCGGCAGTATTCGGCGAAGAACGCGAAGTGCTGTCACGTGGAAGCTCCTGCTGCGATCGGGTGGTGATTACGAACTGCGGCGGCGTAGCGTTACCGCGCCGGTGAGCAAGGAGGCCGCGGCGAACGCTGTCACGACCACCAGGTCGATCCACATCGTGGTGGTCGGGTGTGGATACGTGCCGATCTCGGTGAGCCCCTGCGCGGCGTAGCGCAGCGGCACGACGTTGCTCAGCCCTTGCAAGAATCCGGCCATGTCCTCCCGCGGCCAGACGAGACCGCAGAGCAGCAGCTGCGGGATCACCAACGCGGGCATGAACTGCATGGCCTGGAACTCCGACTGCGCGAACGCACTGGTCAGCAAACCCGTCGACGAGCCGAGCACGGCCGTTGCGATGACGATCAGCAACACCGCTGCGATGGACCCCTGCGATTCGAGCCCGAGGAACTGATAGGCGACCGTGGCGGCCACCGCCGCCTGCACCACGGCCACCACGGCGAATGCCAGTCCGTAGCCGAGCAGCAGATCCATCTTCGACAGTGGCGTGCTCATGAGTCGTTCCAACGTGCCGGTAGTGCGTTCGCGCAGCATGGCAACGCTGGTGACCATGAACATCGACACGTACGGAAAGATGCCGAGCAGCATCAATCCCAACTGGTCGAAGATGTCCGGGCGACCGTCGAAGACGAAGCGCAGCAAGGTCAACAGCACACTGGGCACCACCAGCAGCAGGCCCACCGTGCGGCGGTCATGTCGAATCTGGGTGAGAACACGCGCGGTGGTATGCAACAGCATGCGGGCATTCACAGGGTGACCTCCGGCCGGATATTGTCGGAAACCTGATGATCCGAGACGTGAGTTGCGGTGGTGGGCTGCAGGTTTCCGTCGGTGGACTCGATCAGCCGGAGGAAGGCGCCCTCCAGGGACTCAGCTCCGGTTTGCCTCAGCAAGCCCGCGGGGTCGGAGTCGGCGAGCACGCTGCCCTCTCGCATGAGAAGGAGCCGATCACAGCGTTCGGCCTCGTCCATCACGTGACTGGACACCAACAACGTTGTGCCGCCATCGGCCAGATTGTGGAACGCGGCCCACAGGTCACGGCGCAGCACCGGGTCGAGGCCGACGGTGGGCTCGTCGAGCACCAACAACTTGGGTCGAGCGATGAGCGCGCACGCCAGCGACACCCGCGCACGCTGCCCGCCGGAGAGCTTGGCGGCCAATGTGTCTCGGTAGGTGGGCAGCCCGACCTCTTCGATGGCCCGATCCACGGACTCGGCCTTCGCCCCGTACATCACGCCGAAGTAGCGAACATTCTGTCGGACGGTCAGATCGTCGTAGATCGACGGCGACTGGGTCACGTATCCGACGTCACGGCGCAGCCGCCGATGCCCCGCCGGGTGGCCGAGCACGGTGATCGTGCCCGACGAGAACCGCTGCACGCCGACAACAGTGCGCATCAGTGTTGTCTTGCCGCAGCCGCTCGGCCCGAGCAACCCCGTCACCGTGCCCCGGCCGACGGTGAACGAGATATCGTCGAGGATCGTTTTCCGCTTCCGCCGCACGGTCACCGATTGAGCGTCGATGGCATACGACGACGAACTGGCATCCGGCGAATTCATCGGGCCGATCACCTCACTTTCGAACAGAGGAAGGACGTGGCAACGAGCAGGGCGGTCAGGTGATCCGGTAGAAGCGGTACTGCAGACCGAAGCCTTCGGTAAATCGGCCCTCACCGACGAAAAGCGTCTGGTTGACCCATTCGTAGTCGGGATCACCGGTCTCCAGACGCGGCAGCACCCGGAAATACTGGTCCTCGAATGCGGTGGGCACCCCGTCCGCGAACGCTGTCTGCACGGCGTCGGTCATCTCGATCAGCCCATCGAATTGGGCGTAGATGATCGCACCGTCGTCGGTCTCGAATTGCACGCGCACATCGGCGCGCGCCCACTGGTCGGTGCCGATCAGCACCCAGTCACCACCGCCGGGCAGCACTCGCCCGTTGATGCGCGCACCCTCCAGCTTTCCCTCACCGACTTCGATGAACATGCGAATTCCGTGCGGGGTATTGCCCACCATGCGAGGAGGATGCAATGACGCGGTGACTTCACCTTCGAACTTCAGTTCCATGAGCTACTCCTCTGTGCGGTAAGGGTCGTTGCGACGCAGCACCAATGACGAGTTGTGCCCGCCGAATGCAAAGGAATTCGTCAGCACGGCAGCGACATCGGCGTCGGTCGGCGCCGAGATGAACGACGCGCCCGCGCAGTCCTCGGCCACCTGGTCGAGATTGACCGACGGCGGGATCACCGATGTCTTGACGGCCAGCGCGGCAACGGCGGCCTCCAACGCGCCGCCCGCACCGAGCAGGTGACCGGTCATGGACTTGGTGGAACCCACCACGGTTTTCGCGAGATCGGCACCGAAAACAGCACGTAGCGCGGCCATTTCCGCGCGGTCGTTGAGGACTGTGCCGGTGCCGTGTGCGTTGATGTAGTCCACATCGGTTGTCGCGATGCCCGCATCGCGCAGCGCGGTGCGGATCGCCCGAGCGGCGCTGGAACCATCGGCCCGCGGTGCGGTCAGATGGTGGCTGTCGTTCGTTTGACCGTAGCCTGCGATTTCGGCGTATACGGTCGCTCCCCGCGCGAGAGCGCGATCCATGTCCTCGAGAACCAGCACCGCCGCGCCTTCGCCCAACACGAAGCCGTCGCGGTCGGCGTCGAAGGGGCGCGCGGCCTGCCCTGGACTGTCGTTGCGCCGCGACAGCGCCCGCATGCTGGCGAAGCCGGAAATGATAACGGGATTGACGCAGGCTTCGGATCCGCCGACGACGCACGCGTCGGCGTATCCGTCTCTGATCATCCGCATGCCCTGGCCGACCGCGTCGGCCGAGGACGCGCACGCGCTGCTCGGCGAGTAGCTCGGCCCGCCGAAATCGTGGCGTTGGGCCACCACCGAGGCGGCGACATTGGACATTGATACGGGGATGAAGGTCGGTGGGATCCGGTCACCGTCCGGGTCGTTGCCGACTGTGCTGCGAATCGTGTCGGCCCCGCCGAGTGCGCTGGCGATGATCACCGCAACGTCCGACGGATCGGCACTGAGCTCACCAGCGTCTTTGAGTGCCAGGTCGGAGGCTGCCATCGCGAGCTGACAGAAACGATCGAACCGTATGGCGTCCCTGCGCTCCATCCAGTCCGTCGCCGTGAAATCGTCGACCGTCGCGGCGATCCGAACCCGCTTGGTCGAGACGTCGAACGTGGTGATGGGCTTGACGCCCGAACGACTCGCGAGCAGGTTGTCCCACAGCACGCCGGGATAATTCCCCACTGGCGACACCACACCGATCCCGGTGATGGCGACCCTGCGCCGCTCGGTCACCGCTTGCGGCCGGCTCGGCGCGCTCATGACGACGTGGCATTCGGTTCGAGATCGAATAGGCGCTCCATCTTCATCGCGAGCTGCACATTGCCCGCCACCCGAAGATCACCGCGCGACATCAATTCGACACCACGCGTCGCGCCGCAGGCCAGCGCGACGAACGCCGCCGCGGGCGCGGTGAGGGTCGCTGCCGGTTCCGATGAGAAGGCGCCCTTTTCACCGACCGTGCAGCTGTCGGGGGTCAACTCGACGTCGCGTTCGAGTTTGCCGTGGGAGGGCCGGGTCACGGCCCAGCGGACCACCGCGAGCTCTGGCAGCCCGCCGCGATAGAACGTCGGCATCAAATCGAATGCCGCGACCAAACCCTCGGTGCCGGTGTCGGTATCGAGATGGTCCGCGAGCCGCTGCGCGGAGATGCTCTCGATCGCGCGCTTGACCCGGCCCCGGTCATTGCTGAGCAGATCCGCCGCGAGCTGCGTATCGACTCCGGAGGTGTCGTCCGCGGAAATGTCGGTCATGAGGTCACCGCTTTCTCGCCCAGTATCGAGTTGAGGTATCGAGCCAGTTCGCCGTGCGGATCCGCGCCGGGCAAGATCGCGCCGATGTGGCCGTCGGGACGCACAACGATCGCCGCTCCCCCGGACAAACCGAAGACCCCGAGGGCGTCGTCGCGGAAATCGTGCAAGGCGTCCGGACGCGGTACCGGGGAAACCGGCCACACTCGCAGCGGTATGTCGCCGAGCACCGACGCCCACGCGCCGAACGAGTCCTGCCATTCGGCCGCGCCTTCGACGGAAGTCAGCAACGCAAAGGTCCCGTTGGTCAGATCGCTGACGGCCGTGCGCCGCCCATCCGCTTCCAGCCACACATGGGGCGCGACGGCACCGACGGTCACCCTGGGGTGGTAGTCGACCACGTCGGCGACGACCGGAGCCGGGTGGTTTCCGTCCGAGGAATAGACGAATCCCCTTGCCTGACCG is part of the Nocardia sp. NBC_00565 genome and encodes:
- a CDS encoding fatty acyl-AMP ligase, which gives rise to MSRFIDDVLTSSVSERGFSYGDPDALCRKTWAELLQHSRCAAQSLADQGVTMGSRVAILAGEPEDVVVAVLACWLLGASATMLHQPTHRTDLTVWGRDTIRSLDVIDAKLVLIGPPFDSTVTILAEHDVLSVSIARLGSSTPLEPTDVPDDTLALLQLTSGSTGTPKAVAITHANLYASGHAIARASDMDPARDVGVSWLPLFHDMGMVGFVATPLQFGVEVVCVSPTHFLRSPLVWMDLITRHHATMTAAPNFAYEIAARRMESAPDGAFDLSSMRFALNGAEPIDASAVAQFIRAGARFGLSAGAVVPAYGMAEATLAVSFSPVGKGVQTDAVRPDAIETAGCATPAEGADARVLVTLGAPLPGVEARVLDDTGVSVQPRTVGEIVISGAAVTDGYFTENGYSSARNEGGWLATGDLGYLTESGDIVVCGRKKDTIIVAGRNIFPTDIERAAATVAGVRRGNTVAVRLEPGEIRESFAVAVESADWNDDQHIVRIQREVTRAVRDSVGATPRSVAVVAPGSIPKTPSGKVRRTNSAHLVR
- a CDS encoding DUF1702 family protein; translated protein: MTALRVLRRILPVPTQADALFARRGFPTSAPITSTLEQVGVQVIRGFEMGADIADIDDLAAALDHIDPFYRSLAYEGAVTALVTRDLIGLRRRNLARQFVEGPGAPHAYMAYVGYGLLMPRLPRFLWRRCRPHLGDDAVLSHLTWLAADGFGFDGAYFQTARWIDRQWRPKPYSWDGDSSYFLRAVDQGVGRALYFVNDADLEAIANRIERMDPGRRADMWSGIGAAIAYLGGVAETDVHTAQRRAGRAVADMAQGAAFAIKARAHAGYVPDCSVSAARVLCNSDVDAVVAVVDEASTQPFGTGEPGYEQWRRRLRERLTPPTVLGVDRQPADLPRGA
- a CDS encoding ABC transporter permease, which codes for MLLHTTARVLTQIRHDRRTVGLLLVVPSVLLTLLRFVFDGRPDIFDQLGLMLLGIFPYVSMFMVTSVAMLRERTTGTLERLMSTPLSKMDLLLGYGLAFAVVAVVQAAVAATVAYQFLGLESQGSIAAVLLIVIATAVLGSSTGLLTSAFAQSEFQAMQFMPALVIPQLLLCGLVWPREDMAGFLQGLSNVVPLRYAAQGLTEIGTYPHPTTTMWIDLVVVTAFAAASLLTGAVTLRRRSS
- a CDS encoding ABC transporter ATP-binding protein, with the protein product MNSPDASSSSYAIDAQSVTVRRKRKTILDDISFTVGRGTVTGLLGPSGCGKTTLMRTVVGVQRFSSGTITVLGHPAGHRRLRRDVGYVTQSPSIYDDLTVRQNVRYFGVMYGAKAESVDRAIEEVGLPTYRDTLAAKLSGGQRARVSLACALIARPKLLVLDEPTVGLDPVLRRDLWAAFHNLADGGTTLLVSSHVMDEAERCDRLLLMREGSVLADSDPAGLLRQTGAESLEGAFLRLIESTDGNLQPTTATHVSDHQVSDNIRPEVTL
- a CDS encoding DUF3237 domain-containing protein, whose amino-acid sequence is MELKFEGEVTASLHPPRMVGNTPHGIRMFIEVGEGKLEGARINGRVLPGGGDWVLIGTDQWARADVRVQFETDDGAIIYAQFDGLIEMTDAVQTAFADGVPTAFEDQYFRVLPRLETGDPDYEWVNQTLFVGEGRFTEGFGLQYRFYRIT
- a CDS encoding beta-ketoacyl-[acyl-carrier-protein] synthase family protein — encoded protein: MSAPSRPQAVTERRRVAITGIGVVSPVGNYPGVLWDNLLASRSGVKPITTFDVSTKRVRIAATVDDFTATDWMERRDAIRFDRFCQLAMAASDLALKDAGELSADPSDVAVIIASALGGADTIRSTVGNDPDGDRIPPTFIPVSMSNVAASVVAQRHDFGGPSYSPSSACASSADAVGQGMRMIRDGYADACVVGGSEACVNPVIISGFASMRALSRRNDSPGQAARPFDADRDGFVLGEGAAVLVLEDMDRALARGATVYAEIAGYGQTNDSHHLTAPRADGSSAARAIRTALRDAGIATTDVDYINAHGTGTVLNDRAEMAALRAVFGADLAKTVVGSTKSMTGHLLGAGGALEAAVAALAVKTSVIPPSVNLDQVAEDCAGASFISAPTDADVAAVLTNSFAFGGHNSSLVLRRNDPYRTEE
- a CDS encoding SCP2 sterol-binding domain-containing protein, whose product is MTDISADDTSGVDTQLAADLLSNDRGRVKRAIESISAQRLADHLDTDTGTEGLVAAFDLMPTFYRGGLPELAVVRWAVTRPSHGKLERDVELTPDSCTVGEKGAFSSEPAATLTAPAAAFVALACGATRGVELMSRGDLRVAGNVQLAMKMERLFDLEPNATSS